TCGGGATTGTGTCCGTAGAGCTATACCCCTTTTGGGGTTAGGAGAAGAGGCGAGGTTCTTGCCTCTTCTTCGTAGATGGTGCGCCCGGCATGGCGCACTCACTTGGGGGTGCAAGTCCCCTACAGACCCGGCAGGGGGAACTGTTAGCCGGGCGGCAAGGGTGTTCACTGTGAGGTGAGATCTGAAGGAAGCCGCAGGCAAAGCGCTGGCCTGACGAACAGAAATCGCATACGAGGCGGCCATGCTGGGTGAGAGGTCAATTATCTTCAAAGCCCAATACCTGCACGGAAAGCGTGAAGGTGAGAGCGCATTACCCGGGGAGGTCTGCCGACCTGCCATGTGCTACCGTCGTCGAGAGGCGACGGGATGGGTCGGCAGAAGTCAGCAGACGGCATAGTAGGCCCTTCGACCGGGCTGAAGGCCGGAAGCTCACCCGGAAGATAGCGGACGGAATCTGCGAAAACACGGGCAGGGCGCGCCAAACGTCGCGGCAAGGAGAGAACCCTCCCGCCCGGAAGAGTCGGAACTGGTAAACGCGGTGGTCGAACGCGAGAACATGACGCGAGCGCCGCGCCGGGTACAGGCAAACAAAGGAGCGCCGGGAGTGGACGGTATGACCGTCGATGAACTGCTTCCTTACCTGCGCCGGGAATGGCCTCGCATCAAGGAAGAGCTGCTGAATTGGACATACAGGCCGGCCCCCGTGCGAACGGTAGAAATACCGAAACCGGGGGGCAAAGGGACCCGCATGCTGGGCATCCCAACGGCCCTGGATCGGCTGATTCAGCAAGCGTTGCATCAGGCGACGTCGCCGCTCTTCGAGCCATACTTCTCCGAATACAGTTACGGGTTTGGGCCTGGACGAAGCGCACACGATGCGGTCCTGCAAGCGCAGGCGCATGTGGAATCCGGAAAGCGCTGGGTGGCCGCCATGGACCTGGAGAAGTTCTTCGACCGAGTCAACCGGGAAAAGAGCACGGTCGATCGCCCGTGGCGAAGGAAGTTCCTCGGCTACTCGATGACGTTTCACAAGAAGCCGCGACTCAAAGTGGCCCCGGAGTCCGCGAAACGCTTCAAAGGCAAGGTGAAGGAGATCCTTCGACGCGGCAGGGGGCGCAGTCTGCGACGCACAATCGATACGCTCATCCCGATCCTACGCGGCTGGAGCAACTACTTGAAGCTGGCGCAGGTGAAGAACGTATTCGAGGAATTGGACGGATGGCTCCGGCGCAAGCTTCGGTGCATCCTCTGGCGCCAGTGGAAACGCTCCTATACGCGAGCACGCAACCTGATGAAACGTGGACTGACGGAGGAGCGCGCATGGAGGTCCGCCACCAATGGGCGAGGCCCCTGGTGGAATGCAGGATCCTCACACATGAACCAAGCTTTCCCGAAGTCCTTCTTTGACTCATTTGGACTCGTGTCGCTGCTCAATCAGCATCGACGATTCCAGAGTGCTACATGAACCGCCGTGGTACGGAACCGTACGCTCGGTGGTGTGGGAGGTCGGCGGGAGCAATCCCGCCACCTACCCGATTGCATTCAGTCGGGCGTTGACCGGCGATGACGTCTCACTTGAACAGTCTTCTCGGTCTGCCCTGGTTTCGCGCGGCTATGAGGCCT
The nucleotide sequence above comes from Clostridia bacterium. Encoded proteins:
- a CDS encoding group II intron maturase-specific domain-containing protein yields the protein MTVDELLPYLRREWPRIKEELLNWTYRPAPVRTVEIPKPGGKGTRMLGIPTALDRLIQQALHQATSPLFEPYFSEYSYGFGPGRSAHDAVLQAQAHVESGKRWVAAMDLEKFFDRVNREKSTVDRPWRRKFLGYSMTFHKKPRLKVAPESAKRFKGKVKEILRRGRGRSLRRTIDTLIPILRGWSNYLKLAQVKNVFEELDGWLRRKLRCILWRQWKRSYTRARNLMKRGLTEERAWRSATNGRGPWWNAGSSHMNQAFPKSFFDSFGLVSLLNQHRRFQSAT